The following nucleotide sequence is from Rhodospirillales bacterium.
AGCTGACGCTTGGCCTGTTTACCATCACCGTTTCCATGCATCATCTGGACGGGCATGAAATGGTTAAATTTATGGAGTGGGCTCAACATATCGTGACATTTCGTGGCGGTGCGCATGAATATTTAAGCGATGTTGCTCCTGTCTTCAGAGCGCATATTACGCTGGGTCTGTTTATATTGCTGATTTTTCCTTTCACCCGGCTCGTTCATGTTCTAAGCGCGCCCATTGGCTATGTTGTCCGCCCCTGGCAGATCGTGCGTAAAAGAGCAACGTAATGCAGGCTTTAGCCCCCGGCATTACGGTCAATCGTATTTTGATTTCACCGGAAGAAATAAATGCCGAAGTGCAATATCATCCGGCTGATAATCTCTATGATGCTAAATACGAAGCCATGAAGGCCCTTGTGATTCGGGAGCTTTTGATTCAAAGAGCCGCACAGCTTGGTCTGTGCACACGCGATAAAGGGGTTAAAAAACCCGACGAAGTTATTGACGCGTTGCTTGAAAAAGAAATTTCCATTCCAGAGGCTGACGAAGAGACCTGCCTGCGCTACTATCAAAAAAACAAGAGAAAATTTTTTACCTCTCCGCTTTTTGAAGTTTCTCATATTTTATATCTGGCGCCGCCCGGCGATAAAAAAGCCGGAGAGACGGCTTTGAAAAAAGCACAGGCAGCACTCAAAAAGATAAAAGACAAACCTGAATTGTTTGAAGCGCTTGCCCGTGAAGAATCCGCCTGTTCTTCCGCGTCCGAAGGCGGGCGTCTGGGACAAATCAGCAAGGGACAAACAATGCCGGCTTTTGAAGCCGCGCTCTTTCAGATGAAAGAAAATGAAATCAGCCCGCAGCCTGTTGCCACAGAAGTCGGCTATCACATCATAAAAGTTCACAAAAAAGCGGAAGGTTTGCAACTTCCTTTTGAGACGGCTCACGAATGGATTCGAGACGACTTGACGCAAAAAAGCTGGAACCAAGCTTTTAACCAATATATAAAAGTTTTGGCTGGAAAATCGGAAATCAGCGGCTTTCACCTTGAAGGCAGTAAAACACCCCTTGTACAGTAAAACAAATGCAGACTTTCTTCGAACAACCTTTCTGGGGCCGTGGGTTCCGTCCTTTCTTTTTTCTTGGTGCCTTGTATAGCGTTTTCTCTTTAGGTATATGGGGCTGGTTTTATGCTGGCCACATTACACCACCCGGTTTTTTGTTGGATTCTGTCTTATGGCATGCGCATGAGATGATTTACGGCTATACCATGGCGATTATCGCAGGCTTTCTGCTCACAGCCGTAGCAAACTGGACAGGCGGCGCTCCGGCCCGGCAAATTCATCTGATTAGTCTTTGTTTTCTATGGCTTTTGGGACGGCTTGTCATGAACGTTGATTTGGGGTTACCCTTTTGGGGCTTGGTTTTAGCGGAAATAGTTTTTATCCCGGCCCTTGCCCTTTCTCTGGCCGTCCCTCTTATAAAAAGCTGGAACAAGCGAAACTTTATTTTTCTAACTCTTCTGAGTGCTTTGTTTGCTTGTGATCTCGTTTTCCTGATCACAATGGAAAAAATGTCTCTTTATATTGCTCTCATGGTTATTTTGACGATGATCTCCCTTGTGGGAGGTCGGATTATTCCAGCCTTTACTGTTGCGGCGCTGCGGCGTAACGGCGTCAAAGCCTTTCAAACACCGCAGGAAAAAATGGATATAGCAGCTCTTGTTTCACTGGCCGCCGTAGCTCTTTGCCTGGTCTTTGCCAAAGACACGATTTTTATGGCGCTCTGCGCCGGACTATCCGCCCTTATTCACGGCCTGCGCATGCGTCACTATCATGGTTTGAAAACTCTGGCAGATCCCATGCTGTGGATTTTGCAAGCAGGCTATCTCTGGCTGATTATAGGGCTGTTTATGCTCTCCTTAACGGGTTTTGGAATTCTTGCCCTTCCGTCCGTTATTCACGCTCTGACGACCGGATGTATTGGCTCTATGACATTGGGCATGATATGCCGCGTTACTCTTGGTCACACGGGACGCAATCTGCTTGCCTCTAAAATAACGACAGCTTCTTTTCTTATGATGCAGGTTGCTGCTCTCATGCGCGTGTTCGGCCCTTTGTCTATGCCGAACAAGATGACGGAATGGGTTACCGGTTCGGCTTTCCTTTGGGCCGCATGTTTTGTAATTTACCTTCTTGTTTATACACCTATGCTGACAGGGCCACGGCCTGACGGACGTGAGGCTTAACAAGGCTTTTCAACCAGAGGAACGTCGCAAAAATCTCTCAAAGAATCCATATCGGTTATGATAATGTTTTCTTCGCCAAGGTGAATGCCGTGCGGAGTTAGTTTTCTTAACGCGCGCGAAAAGGTTTCCGGTTTTATATTAAGGCGCGCAGAGATAAGGGCTTTGTCGTAGGGAAGCATCACAATGTACGTTCCGCCCTCCCCCTCTTCTTTTTGGCAAAAACGTAATAAAAAGGCACCAACACGCTGCGATGCCGTCCGTGTTGTCACTTGTTCAAGCTGTTGTATAAGGTGGTGCTGCCTGGAAGCAATAGCGCCCAAAATACACAAAGCAAAACTGCTGTCTTTCTGGATTTTCTGAACAAAAAAACTGCGGGGAACTTCAATGAGATCTACATCTTCAACAGCTTGCGCATTCACAGGATAGGTTCGGCCATCATTGAAGACAGCCGCTTCTGCAAAAGACTCGCCGGGACCAATCACATGAACGATGGCTTCTTCACCGGTTTTTGAAACGCGGTAGAGTTTGACCCACCCTTTCAGGATAATAAAAAATCCTTCTGCCTTATCTCCCATGGTAAAAAGCTGTTTTCCTTTTAAGAAATGCTTCTGATGAGCGTGCGCTACCACTGCATCTATGACGGAAATATCAACGCCCTGAAATAGGGGCGCCCCTTTTACAAGATTGAAAATATTATTCGCAGGCATAGTTTTCCAACTTGAGGTTTTTAAAAAATAATCTGTTCATTAACTGCTTTCACAATTTTTCGCCCTTGATTTAGATCAAGTCAACTATTTCTCTATGTCTTCTATACTGACCGTACAAGTCGCCATGTTTTTTTATGAAAGACGTGGCTGCTCCGAGCTTTCACCGCCTAAGTCATGGCAGTGATATGGCATGAAAGCCGGGGTTACGTGTGGAAACGCCGTAGCCTCCCGTATTTGGAAAGGAGTAAAAATGACAGAAGGGCCGCAGCTTGCGGACAGTTTTGGTCGCCGTTTTCCTTACTTGCGCCTGTCTTTGACGGATGTGTGCAATTTTCGGTGCACTTATTGCCTTCCTGACGGATATAAGAAAACAGGTTGCACAGCCTTTCTGGATCAGGCCGAGATACTCAGGCTCGTGCGGGCTTTTGCCGCACTGGGGGTCTGGAAGATCCGGATAACGGGCGGCGAACCGACCACACGCCCTGATTTTATTGAAATATCGCAGCAAATTTCCGTCCTGCCGGGAATCCAAAAACTGGCTTTCACCACCAACGGCTACAAATTGCCGCAGCGGGCGCAAAGCTATTATGACGCGGGACTGAGGGCTATAAATATCAGCATTGACTCTCTTGACGCTGACGGTTTCAAAACCATCACGGGCCATGACCGTCTGGGGGATGTTCTGGACGGGCTTAACGCCTGTTTTGAAGCCGGGTTTGAACGCGTGAAAATCAATACGGTTTTGCTTAAAAACCTGAACGATACCGAACTGGATGACTTCATAGACTTTGTGGGGAACAAGCCCGTTTCATTGCGTTTTATTGAACTGATGCGCACACGGGACAATCAGGCTTACTTTCAAGAACATCACCTGCCCGGCACGTATGTAACGGAGCGGCTTTTATCACAGGGATGGCGGCAAAAACCAAGGGTAGAGGGCGCAGGGCCTGCCGTGGAATTCGAACATCCGCAAAGCGCCGGAACGATTGGCCTGATTGCGCCTTATTCAAAAGATTTCTGTAAGAGCTGCAATCGTCTACGCGTCTCCGCCAAAGGCGATCTGCATCTGTGCCTGTTCGGTGAAGGCGGTTATTCGCTGCGGCCTTTATTGCAAGCGGACGACCAGCAGGAAGAGCTGGAAGATAAAATCATGACATTGATGAATTTCAAAAAATCCGCACATTTTCTGCACGAGGATAACAGCGGCGTGCGCGACCATCTGGCGAGCATAGGAGGGTAAAATCATGGAAAAATCAAAGGACGTTATCGCCTTTCCGACGGCGCAGGCACCGAATTTTAAAATGATCGATGTCGGGCGCAAGCGTCCCACGCGTCGGCGCGCCGTGGCTTGCGGCACGATCCGCATGGGCCGGGAGGCTTTCGAAGCGGTTAAAAACGGCACGCTGCCGAAAGGAAACGTTCTGGCGCTGGCGGAGGCTGCCGGAATTACAGGCGCGAAGAAAACGCCGGAACTGATCCCGATGTGTCATACCCTGCCGCTCGATCAGGTCACCATTCACTGCGATCTGAACGAACAGGAGCAAAACATCACGGTCTATGCGCAGGCTGCGGCCTTTGCCAAAACGGGCGTGGAGATGGAGGCTTTGGCTGGAGTCAATGCCGCGCTTCTGACAATCTGGGATTTGACCAAGGGCGTCGATCCCAATCTGTCGATGGACGGCACCCGGCTTCTCGTCAAAACAGGTGGCAAGAGCGGCGTCTGGACAAACCCGGACGGCATTCCTGACTGGCTGGCGGCGCAACTTCCGGACGAACAAAGCCTGAAGGGCAAAACAGCCGCTGTTCTCGTTATGAGCGACCGCGCTGCCGGCGGCGAATACGAGGACAAATCCGGCCCCGTTTTGAACGATCTGCTTTCAAAAGCGGGAGCGGACGTCAAATGCTGCAACGTGGTGCCGGATGAAGCGGATAAAATTTCTGCAGCGATAAAAGAGCTTTCTCTGGAAGGCAAGCCGGATATTCTCATTGCATCGGGCGGCACGGGACCGGGGCCGCGCGATGTCACACCGGAGGTTCTGGAAGAAATCAGCGACCGGATGCTGGAGGGGCTTGGTGATCTTCTGCGCGCTGAAAGCCTGCACTACACCGATACGGCGTGGCTTTCGCGCATGAGCGCGGGGATGGTCGGATCGACACTGGTGATTGCTTTTCCCGGCTCTCCCAAGGCTGTCAAGGAATGCTGGGAAATCATCGCGCCCTTTATCGGCGATGCTCTGGAGAAAATCAAAAAACAGGGCTATGGAGAAAAACCATGAATACGATAAGCCTTTCCGTCAAATGTTTCGGTGTGTTCAGGAAGTTCGGCGAAAGCCTGAATGTGGATATTGCTGAAGGCAGCTCCGTTCTGGAGGTAAAGCAGGCCCTTATTCAAAAACTGGGACAGACTCAAAAAGCTCTGGTTGAAGATTCCGTTTTAGCGAACGACAATGAAATCCTGCCGAATGCCTATATCCTGAAGGATGAAACAGCGCTCTCCATTTTACCGCCTGTCTGTGGAGGGTAGATCTAACATGAACGGCATTCAGGTCCTTATCGGCAATACGCTTTTAAACCTGCAGGAAGCTGTTGCCTATGTCTGCGATCCGGGACATGGCGCCATTGACACTTTTATCGGCACTGTACGCAATACGCATGAAGGAAAAGACGTCACGGGCATTACCTATGATGTGCATAAAACGCTCGCTGAAAAAACGCTGCGGGATATCTGCGCAGAGGCGCAAGGATTCTGGCCGGACACGCGTTACTATGTTGCTCATTACCACGGCACGCTTGATGTTGGCGGGATCAGTGTCGTGATCGCCGTCAGTTCTCCCCACCGGGCGGAAAGTTTCGATGCCTGCCGTTATGTGATTGAGGAAATCAAAAAACGCCTGCCTGTCTGGAAAAAAGAACACTACACGGACGGGATAAGCGACTGGCTGCCGGGACATTCCCTGAAGGAGGCGTTATGACTCTCGGCGTGATTCTGGCGGGGGGGCGTTCCCGCCGGATGGGACAGAATAAAGCGCTCCTTTCGTATCATGGAAAACCCCTCATTGAGCATATGACGGCGATCCTGAAACACTCCGGGGTCGAAACGATCATCATTAGCGGTAATGTTGAGGGGTATGACTGCATGCCGGATGAGAATCCTTTTGGCGGCCCCGCGAAGGCCATAGAAACGATTATTCGGCATTTTCCGGATTATAAAGGCTTTCTTTTTGTTCCCGTCGATATGCCGCTTCTGGAACCTGCCATGCTGCAAATTCTTATGCAGCAAAAAAACGGCGCTTACTTCAAAGGCTGTCCGTTACCCGCTTTTATGACGCCGCCCTGTTCAGAAAACCATGAAACCTCCGTACAGGGCTTGCTCGATTCTCGCGGCATTTATCCCC
It contains:
- a CDS encoding bifunctional molybdenum cofactor biosynthesis protein MoaC/MoaB, whose product is MEKSKDVIAFPTAQAPNFKMIDVGRKRPTRRRAVACGTIRMGREAFEAVKNGTLPKGNVLALAEAAGITGAKKTPELIPMCHTLPLDQVTIHCDLNEQEQNITVYAQAAAFAKTGVEMEALAGVNAALLTIWDLTKGVDPNLSMDGTRLLVKTGGKSGVWTNPDGIPDWLAAQLPDEQSLKGKTAAVLVMSDRAAGGEYEDKSGPVLNDLLSKAGADVKCCNVVPDEADKISAAIKELSLEGKPDILIASGGTGPGPRDVTPEVLEEISDRMLEGLGDLLRAESLHYTDTAWLSRMSAGMVGSTLVIAFPGSPKAVKECWEIIAPFIGDALEKIKKQGYGEKP
- a CDS encoding NnrS family protein; this encodes MQTFFEQPFWGRGFRPFFFLGALYSVFSLGIWGWFYAGHITPPGFLLDSVLWHAHEMIYGYTMAIIAGFLLTAVANWTGGAPARQIHLISLCFLWLLGRLVMNVDLGLPFWGLVLAEIVFIPALALSLAVPLIKSWNKRNFIFLTLLSALFACDLVFLITMEKMSLYIALMVILTMISLVGGRIIPAFTVAALRRNGVKAFQTPQEKMDIAALVSLAAVALCLVFAKDTIFMALCAGLSALIHGLRMRHYHGLKTLADPMLWILQAGYLWLIIGLFMLSLTGFGILALPSVIHALTTGCIGSMTLGMICRVTLGHTGRNLLASKITTASFLMMQVAALMRVFGPLSMPNKMTEWVTGSAFLWAACFVIYLLVYTPMLTGPRPDGREA
- the moaA gene encoding GTP 3',8-cyclase MoaA → MTEGPQLADSFGRRFPYLRLSLTDVCNFRCTYCLPDGYKKTGCTAFLDQAEILRLVRAFAALGVWKIRITGGEPTTRPDFIEISQQISVLPGIQKLAFTTNGYKLPQRAQSYYDAGLRAINISIDSLDADGFKTITGHDRLGDVLDGLNACFEAGFERVKINTVLLKNLNDTELDDFIDFVGNKPVSLRFIELMRTRDNQAYFQEHHLPGTYVTERLLSQGWRQKPRVEGAGPAVEFEHPQSAGTIGLIAPYSKDFCKSCNRLRVSAKGDLHLCLFGEGGYSLRPLLQADDQQEELEDKIMTLMNFKKSAHFLHEDNSGVRDHLASIGG
- a CDS encoding molybdenum cofactor biosynthesis protein MoaE produces the protein MNGIQVLIGNTLLNLQEAVAYVCDPGHGAIDTFIGTVRNTHEGKDVTGITYDVHKTLAEKTLRDICAEAQGFWPDTRYYVAHYHGTLDVGGISVVIAVSSPHRAESFDACRYVIEEIKKRLPVWKKEHYTDGISDWLPGHSLKEAL
- a CDS encoding Crp/Fnr family transcriptional regulator, with the translated sequence MGDKAEGFFIILKGWVKLYRVSKTGEEAIVHVIGPGESFAEAAVFNDGRTYPVNAQAVEDVDLIEVPRSFFVQKIQKDSSFALCILGAIASRQHHLIQQLEQVTTRTASQRVGAFLLRFCQKEEGEGGTYIVMLPYDKALISARLNIKPETFSRALRKLTPHGIHLGEENIIITDMDSLRDFCDVPLVEKPC
- a CDS encoding molybdenum cofactor guanylyltransferase, translated to MTLGVILAGGRSRRMGQNKALLSYHGKPLIEHMTAILKHSGVETIIISGNVEGYDCMPDENPFGGPAKAIETIIRHFPDYKGFLFVPVDMPLLEPAMLQILMQQKNGAYFKGCPLPAFMTPPCSENHETSVQGLLDSRGIYPLALPEQFSSSMKNVNTPEEWKEVAAL
- a CDS encoding peptidylprolyl isomerase — translated: MQALAPGITVNRILISPEEINAEVQYHPADNLYDAKYEAMKALVIRELLIQRAAQLGLCTRDKGVKKPDEVIDALLEKEISIPEADEETCLRYYQKNKRKFFTSPLFEVSHILYLAPPGDKKAGETALKKAQAALKKIKDKPELFEALAREESACSSASEGGRLGQISKGQTMPAFEAALFQMKENEISPQPVATEVGYHIIKVHKKAEGLQLPFETAHEWIRDDLTQKSWNQAFNQYIKVLAGKSEISGFHLEGSKTPLVQ
- a CDS encoding MoaD/ThiS family protein, with protein sequence MNTISLSVKCFGVFRKFGESLNVDIAEGSSVLEVKQALIQKLGQTQKALVEDSVLANDNEILPNAYILKDETALSILPPVCGG